TTTTAATCTTCTCTCACTTACACATTTATTAATATTCTAGACGGGAATAATCTCGACCAGTTGGTCTGCAAGATGGTTGCAGTCTTCCCGGCTTAGCCAGCTGCTCATAGTTAGTCACTGACACGCAAAAGGCTGATTTCGATGTTGGAGCAATCGTGAGAGGTTGTGATTCACCTCAGGTTGGTTGGGGTGCGAGAGGTCGTGAGTTCAAATCTCGCCGTCCGATTAATCTCATATGCCCGCTGCCGTATCGAGGCTGCGGGCATATTTCGATAGGACGCAGCGTGCTTGCATCGATGTTGTTTTCTTCTGCTGATTCCGGCATTTCAGCAACGTCGTTCTTAGCCCCGTCCTTCGGCGGATAGATCCTGTTCGATATCTTTACCAATACAAGCTGGTCAAGGAAAACAACGGCGCCGAAACCGACACAAAGCATCAGGCCAGAAACGGGCCAAGTATATAACTGCCGGAATCGAGATCGTTTGCGCGTAGGAACGACGCCGCGAGACCGAAAGCCAAAAATACTTGATGACGACAAAGACACCGAAGTACAAGAACGTTGTCCACACGCCTAAGCCCGCAACGTGCGGGCAAGAATGAAATTCGCGATCATGAGAAAAACGACCGTCGTTAACCAAAGAAAGGTCCAGCCGATCGCATCAGAAGTATTAAAACCGGCAATTGCCGCGGTCGGTGAACCAGATACTTCGCAGCCAGCTCCACGAATAACAGGTGATAGATGCGAGTATCAGCGTAAACGCAGCCAAAGCGGTGATATAGACCCTGTTCCACATATCCGGGATATTTAGCAACAAGGGGCGAGAAAGAAAAAAAGCCGTCGATCTGACGGCTAAGAGAGCGATCGTGAATTTGTACTTCCCGATCAACGCGGCTGAACGGCCGCGAAGATCGTCGATCCTTTCGCGAAACAAGGAGCAAGACCCGGCTTGGCGCCGGCGATTCTGCAACGCCGACTGACCGCCTCGGTGTCGTAAACGGCTGACGGTTCACTTCCAGCAAAATCCCCGGCTGATGCCAGCGTCGGCCGCAACGCCGTTCGGGTCGACCTCCGAGGACGACCGGGCGCAGCCCTTCGGTCTCAGTACCGGAACCGAATTGTTTTGCGATCCGCGGCGTGATCGGCCGCAGCGTCAGCCCGAGCTTTCCTCCCGGAGCCGATCGTTCCGGTGCATTGTTCTCGTTGTTCTGCATCGGGGCGACCGATGATGTTTCAGTGTCAAATCTGTCGAGAGTGGCGGTCAGATCCTGGCTGGTTCCGTCACGCAGGATCGTTAACTTGATCTCGGGTTCCGGCAGAGTTCCGGCGACCTTATTGCGGAGAGACGTTACCGTCATCGATCTTGTCACCGTTGACGGCCGTTATGATGTCACCCCCGCTTGACGCCCGCTTTCTCGGCCGCACTTCCGGGCCGAACGTTGCTCCGCTAAGACGCCTGCAGAATCCTTCAGATCAAGTGCCCGGGCCGTGTCACCGGTGATGTTCTGTATGTTAACGCCAAGCATGCCGCGGCGAACCTTTCCGTTGCTTAAAAGCTGTTCCATGACACTCTTGGCCATGTTCGACGGTATCGAAAATCCGATACCGATGTTTCCGCCTGACGTTGAAAGAATCTGCGAATTGATGCCGATCAATTCGGCATTAAGATTGACCAATGCCCGCCCGAATTCCACGATTGATCGGGGCATCGGTCTGCAGAAAATCTTCGAAACTTCCGTCGCTCAGGCCGGTACGTCGGCCTTTTGCCGAAATTATCCCGCCGTCACGGTCTGTCCGATGCCGAGGGATTTCAATCGCAAGCGATATCGCCGACGCGCACCGAATCGGAATTCCTAGAGTCAGGAACGGCATGTTCTGAGCCTCGATCTTCAGAACCGCGAGGTCGCTTGGCTTGTCGAGACCGACAAGCTTCGCCTCAAACGTCTTGTTGTCATTCATCAAGACTGTGATGCTGTCGGCACCATCAATGACGTGAGCATTCGTTAGTATCGTGCCGTCCGCACTTACGATCACGCCCGAACCCATGCCGCGTTCGACCGGCGGACGCTGTCCGCCGCGAGGCGATGGAAGCTGTTGAAAAACTCGTCGAAAGGCGACTGTGGTTGCAGGCTGTTGGGCCTGAGGCGGGCGATTGCGTTGTTCGGCTTCGATACGGACAACGGCCGAAGATGTCTTTCAACGACGTCCGCGTACGATGTCCGAACGCCATCCACGACCAGCGGCGGCGGTGGAGCTGAAGGCTGAACAGGAATTTCTCCGGTTTCACCACTGCTTCAGCAGACCGGTCTTGCAAGAGACCGTTAATACAACCAAAACAAGAACTGAAAGCGAAAGGAACCGATTAAAACTCATTGATTCTTTCTCCAAATAACTGTAGGCAGGATTTTACCGCATCCCACGGTAGCTTTAAACTCTCGTCCTGCTTTACGACGCGATTCACAAAGTTTCGCGAAAACTTGATCCGCAAGAGCCGTTCACATCATTCCGGTGACCTTTGGCGTTTCACCATCGAAGATATAAGCAAGCGTTTTGTATACCAGTTTTGAACAAAGGAACGCAGGAGAATCGTATGATTCGACGTAGGAATATTCGACGAGATCCATACCGACGACGTTCTTCTTTCGGCAAGCTTGCGTATCAACGCCAACGTTTCGTACCAGCCTAATCCACCCGGTTCCGGTGTTCCGGTCGTAGGAACAATGCTCGGATCCAGTCCATCTATATCGATCGTCAAGTAAACGTTTTCGGTCAGGCCGTCGATCGCTTCATCGATCCAGTCCATTTTTCCAACGATGTCGCGAGCCCAAAAGATCTTTGTTGGCAAACCATCTGCGATCGCACGGGCTTCGTCGGCCGAAATCGAACGAATCCCGACCTGCACCGAAGGGATACGGAGATCTTTCACGACGCGGGCCATGATCGAAGCATGCGAGTGCGGGTGCCGTCATATGTATCGCGGAGGTCAGCATGGGCGTCGATCTGCAAAACACTCAGGTCATGATATTTCTCGGCATGAGCCTTGGATTATCGGAGCCGAAACCGAGTGCTTCTCCAAGCATGCAGACGAATTTTCCGCGCCGAGCAGTTCTTTGAGAACGAATAAAGCTCGTCCATCATCACTTCCGGTGAGGGCCGCGGTTTGAATTCGTCAAGGGTATGGATACCGATCTTATATACTTCGGAATCGGTCTCGTCGTCGTAAAGCTCCATATTACGAGAGGCATCGACAATGGCCATCGCTCCGGGAGCCTGTACCGGTACCGTATGAGACCGTACCCTCATACGAGACAGGGAGAATCAGCACACGTGCAGAATCAAAAGACGAGAATTGCTCCTCGTCTATTCCACCGAAATTCATTGGCAAGCTGGCACTTTCAGACATATCTTATGGCACATCTATCGAAA
The DNA window shown above is from Chloracidobacterium sp. and carries:
- a CDS encoding trypsin-like peptidase domain-containing protein — translated: MGSGVIVSADGTILTNAHVIDGADSITVLMNDNKTFEAKLVGLDKPSDLAVLKIEAQNMPFLTLGIPIRCASAISLAIEIPRHRTDRDGGIISAKGRRTGLSDGSFEDFLQTDAPINRGIRAGIGQS
- a CDS encoding arginase family protein, with product MKDLRIPSVQVGIRSISADEARAIADGLPTKIFWARDIVGKMDWIDEAIDGLTENVYLTIDIDGLDPSIVPTTGTPEPGGLGWYETLALIRKLAERRTSSVWISSNIPTSNHTILLRSFVQNWYTKRLLISSMVKRQRSPE